The Rhizophagus irregularis chromosome 2, complete sequence genome contains a region encoding:
- a CDS encoding Septin Spn2, whose protein sequence is MAAIAEPQKMNLNGYVGFDSITRQIEKKLLKRGFQFNVIVVGQTGLGKSTLINTIFAAHLIDSKGRTSSEEPFRQTTEIQTVSHLIEENGIRLRLNIVDTPGYGDQVNNENCWEPIIKYIKDQHSAYLRKELTAMRERYIQDTRIHCCLFFISPTGHALKPIDIVVLRKLSEVVNVVPVIAKSDSLTMEERVAFKQRIKSELAFHNIKLYPYDSDELDDDERALNERIKQMIPFAIVGSEKNVVIDGKSVRGRRNRWGVINVENEDHCEFVHLRDFLTRTHLQDLIETTAQIHYEAFRSKQLLALKETSSKQHEQQQQQSQPVQPQVGPGGPVI, encoded by the exons atggcTGCTATCGCCGAGCCTCAAAAG atGAATCTAAATGGTTATGTAGGTTTTGATTCTATCACCCGACAAATTGAAAAGAAGTTACTAAAACGCGGCTTTCAGTTCAACGTAATTGTTGTTG GCCAAACTGGACTTGGTAAATCAACTCTCATCAACACCATTTTCGCTGCCCACTTGATTGATAGTAAGGGTCGTACTAGCTCCGAGGAACCTTTCAGGCAAACAACTGAAATTCAAACTGTATCACATT TAATTGAAGAAAATGGAATTCGTTTGAGACTTAATATTGTTGATACTCCCGGTTATGGTGATCAAGTTAATAATGAAAACTG TTGGGAGCCAATTATTAAGTACATTAAAGACCAGCATAGTGCTTATTTACGCAAAGAACTTACTGCTATGCGTGAACGTTATATTCAAGATACCAGAATTCATTGTTGCTTATTCTTTATTTCTCCAACTGGTCATGC ACTGAAACCTATTGACATTGTGGTACTTAGAAAACTTTCTGAAGTTGTCAATGTCGTTCCAGTCATTGCCAAATCTGATTCTTTGACAATGGAAGAACGTGTGGCCTTCAAACAAAGA ATAAAGTCCGAATTAGCCTTTCATAATATCAAGTTATATCCTTATGATTCTGATGAGCTTGATGATGATGAGCGGGCACTCAACGAACGTATCAAG cAAATGATCCCATTCGCTATTGTTGGATCTGAAAAAAATGTAGTAATTGATGGTAAATCCGTTCGCGGGCGAAGAAATCGATGGGGTGTTATTAAtg TGGAAAATGAAGATCATTGTGAATTTGTCCATCTTCGAGATTTTCTCACACG AACCCACCTTCAGGATCTTATTGAAACTACTGCTCAAATTCATTATGAGGCATTCCGTTCAAAACAATTGTTGGCTTTGAAAGAAACCAGTAGCAAGCAACATGAACAACAGCAACAACAATCACAACCTGTGCAGCCGCAAGTAGGACCTGGTGGACCagttatttaa
- a CDS encoding serine palmitoyltransferase component: protein MGKGSRTKVSTAQNFQLSTSESSSDHFTSSAMKVEQEGPAKKQRYVSKRREDDPGWKEEEPPYYFLFTTYLSYLVLICFGHLRDFFGKRFLSKNYKHLKEQNGYAPLNSDFDNFYVRRLKLRINDCFNRPVTGVPGRKITLLERETKDYCKTFQLTGTKRDCLNLSSYNYLGFAQSQGPCADAVEQTVRKYGISTCSPRNEVGTSNLHLQVESLVAKFVGKPAAMLISMGYATNSTTIPALASKGCLIISDELNHSSIVFGSRLAGAFIRVFKHNNMTDLESLLKECISQGQPRTHRPWKKILLIVEGLYSMEGSICNLPKIIELKKKYKFYLYVDEAHSIGALGPHGRGVCDYYGIDPNEVDILMGTLTKSFGAAGGYIAADKNIINHLRLTNHATIYAESMTPIVLQQIYTSMSIIMGEDGTNEGQERLERLAFNSRYLSTNLRRLGFIVYGDRDSPIIPLLLFNPAKIPAFSRECLKRNLAVVVVAYPATPMISSRARFCISAAHTKEDIDEILKICNEIGDILQLKLSSNKIRYTIEEVLRDGENNL, encoded by the exons ATGGGCAAAGGAAGCCGAACAAAGGTTTCAACAGCTCAGAATTTTCAACTATCTACTTCTGAAAGCTCTAGCGATCATTTTACTAGTTCGGCTATGAAAGTAGAACAAGAGGGACCTGCTAAAAAACAGCGATATGTATCAAAGCGAAGAGAAGACGATCCAGGCTGGAAAGAAGAGGAGCCTCCGTATTACTTTCTTTTTACCacatatttatcatatttagtACTTATTTGTTTTGGTCATCTGCGagatttttttggaaaaagatttttaagcaaaaattataaacactTGAAAGAACAGAAT GGATATGCACcattaaattctgattttgataatttttatgttcgtagattaaaattaagaattaatgATTGTTTCAATCGACCAGTTACAGGAGTTCCAGGAAGAAAAATTACCTTATTAGAAAGAGAAACCAAAGATTATTGTAAAACATTTCAATTAACAGGAACTAAAAGagattgtttaaatttaagtagttataattatttaggaTTTGCACAAAGTCAAGGACCTTGTGCTGATGCAGTTGAACAAACAGTTAGAAAGTATGGAATTTCGACATGTAGCCCTAGAAATGAAGttg gAACATCAAATTTACATCTACAAGTTGAATCATTGGTAGCAAAATTTGTAGGAAAGCCAGCAGCAATGCTTATTTCAATGGGATATGCTACTAATAGTACAACAATACCAGCATTGGCATCAAAGGGATGCCTCATAATTTCTGATGAACTTAACCATAGTTCTATAGTATTTGGTAGTCGTCTTGCTGGGGCTTTTATTAGAGtatttaaacataataatatgaCAGATTTAGAATCCTTGTTGAAAGAATGTATTAGTCAAGGTCAACCACGTACACATCGACCATggaaaaaaatacttttaattgtGGAGGGATTATATTCCATGGAAGGAAGTATATGTAATCTTCCAAAAATCAtcgaattaaaaaagaaatataag ttttatttatacgTGGATGAAGCGCATAGCATTGGAGCACTAGGACCACATGGAAGGGGAGTGTGTGATTATTATGGAATAGATCCTAATGAAGTTGATATATTAATGGGAACGCTTACAAAATCATTTGGAGCAGCAGGAGGATATATAGCAGCAGACAAAAATATCATCAATCATTTACGACTTACAAATCATGCTACTATATATGCAGAATCAATGACTCCAATTGTACTTCAACAGATATATACTTCAATGTCTATTATAATGGGAGAAGATGGAACGAATGAAGGACAAGAAAGATTAGAAAGATTAGCATTTAACTCAAGATATTTAAGTACTAATTTGAGAAGATTAGGGTTTATTGTTTATGGCGACCGTGATTCACCCATTATAcctcttttattatttaatcctGCAAAAATTCC gGCATTTTCTAGAGAATGTCTAAAGAGAAATTTAGCAGTTGTAGTTGTTGCATATCCAGCTACACCAATGATATCATCAAGAGCAAGATTTTGTATATCAGCAGCACATACAAaagaagatattgatgaaatattaaaaatatgtaatgaGATAGGGGACATATTACAACTTAAATTATCAAGTAACAAAATTCGATATACAATTGAAGAAGTTTTAAGGGATGgggaaaataatttataa
- a CDS encoding Signal recognition particle, translating to MVLADLGRRINSALAQINKEPVIDAKVLDALLKEICAALLAADVNVRLVSTLRNNVKNTVNIQELAAGINKRKLIQKAVLDELCKLVEPGVEPYKPKKGKVNIIMFVGLQGSGKTTTCTKLAYHYQRKGWKVCLVCADTFRAGAFDQLKQNATKAKIPYFGSYTETDPVQIAHEGVEKFKKEGFEIIIVDTSGRHKQEFELFEEMKQISAVVNPNNTIFVMDGTIGQAAESQAKAFHEAAEIGSIIITKMDGHAKGGGAISAVAATRSPIIFIGTGEHLHDLERFEPRRFIQKMLGMGDISGLMETVQDLKLDQNKNLIKNLEQGIFTIRDMYEQFQNISQLGPLSKMMQMMPGMSEMNFEGSDELGAQRIKRLMTIMDSMNETELDSDGKLFHTQPKRIQRVARGSGTSVREVEELLIQHKAFQGMVKKFGGNKGLFKGMGAPGMDGSKSSQQMMSQMQRMMPRGMNMNDMMRQMMGGMGGGGLGGGLGGMPDLSQMQNMMKQMGLGGMPGMGGNRR from the exons ATGGTTTTAGCAGATCTAGGAAGACGTATTAATTCAGCTTTAGcacaaattaataaagaaccTGTTATAGATGCAAAAGTTCTTGACGCCCTTCTAAAAGAGATTTGCGCTGCCTTATTAGCGGCTGACGTCAATGTGCGTTTAGTTAGTACACTTagaaataatgttaaaaataccGTTAATATTCAAGAACTTGCTGCCGGTATAAATAAACGTAAACTTATACAAAAAGCTGTTCTTGATGAACTATGTAAACTAGTTGAACCCGGTGTTGAACCTTATAAGCCCAAAAAAGgcaaagtaaatataattatgtttGTTGGATTACAAGGTAGTGGAAAAACTACCACTTGTACCAAGTTGGCATATCATTATCAACGTAAAGGTTGGAAAGTTTGTTTAGTTTGTGCTGATACTTTTCGTGCTGGTGCTTTTGatcaattaaaacaaaatgCCACCAAAGCAAAAATACCATATTTCGGAAG TTATACAGAGACGGATCCAGTACAGATAGCACATGAAGGAGTagagaaatttaaaaaagaagggtttgaaataattatagttGATACATCAGGTAGACATAAACAAGAATTcgaattatttgaagaaatgaAACAAATATCAGCTGTAGTTAATccaaataatacaatatttgtAATGGATGGTACAATTGGTCAAGCTGCTGAATCACAAGCAAAAGCATTTCATGAAGCAGCAGAAATTggttcaattattattacaaaaatggaTGGTCATGCAAAAGGTGGTGGCGCAATATCAGCTGTAGCTGCCACACGCAGTCCAATTATATTTATCGGTACTGGTGAACATTTACATGATTTAGAAAGATTCGAACCGAGAagatttatacaaaaaatgttaGGTATGGGTGATATATCAGGTTTAATGGAGACAGTACAAGATTTGAAATTGGAtcaaaataagaatttaattaaaaatttggaaCAAGGTATTTTTACTATAAGAGATATGTATGAACAATTTCAGAATATATCACAATTAGGTCCTCTATCAAAAATGATGCAAATGATGCCAGGTATGTCAGAAATGAATTTTGAGGGTTCTGACGAATTAGGTGcacaaagaataaaaagattaatgaCTATAATGGATAGTATGAACGAAACAGAATTGGATAGTGAtggtaaattatttcataCTCAACCAAAAAGGATTCAGCGTGTTGCACGTGGTAGTGGTACTAGCGTAAGAGAagttgaagaattattaatacagCATAAAGCTTTTCAAGgtatggttaaaaaatttggtgGCAATAAAGGTTTATTTAAAGGTATGGGTGCTCCCGGTATGGATGGTTCAAAATCATCTCAGCAAATGATGTCTCAAATGCAAAGAATGATGCCTCGTGGTATGAATATGAATGATATGATGAGACAAATG atgGGAGGAATGGGTGGTGGTGGATTAGGTGGTGGATTAGGTGGTATGCCAGATCTAAGTCAAATGCAGAACATGATGAAACAAATGGGTCTTGGTGGCATGCCTGGTATGGGTGGTAATCGTagataa